The Gemmatimonadaceae bacterium genome includes a window with the following:
- a CDS encoding PhzF family phenazine biosynthesis protein, giving the protein MSGTTGSGEPLFVHYFTLDVFTGQRFGGNPLAVILDARGLTSDEMLQVTREFNYSESTFVLPAETDGTTKRVRIFTPGGEVPFAGHPTVGTAIALVFSGDAPLPADGRGTLQVVLGENVGPVPVTVRVPDGVPDWAQLSVAMMPREQPPLDRARVASVLQLDVDDLLPGDTHQPRVTSCGLPFLMVPLVSRDAVSRARIHAERFAAHFHGTDAKMIMVFAAIDDVPGTDLHCRVFCPDDGVPEDPATGSATAALGGFLAARTPRTGTLRWTTQQGVEMGRPSQLEIEVDKSPDGTITAVRVAGRAVLVSEGRLRVR; this is encoded by the coding sequence ATGAGCGGCACCACCGGAAGTGGTGAACCGCTCTTCGTCCACTACTTCACGCTCGATGTCTTCACCGGCCAGCGGTTCGGCGGCAACCCGCTGGCGGTGATCCTCGACGCGCGTGGCCTGACCAGCGACGAGATGCTGCAGGTCACGCGTGAGTTCAACTACTCCGAGTCCACCTTCGTGCTGCCGGCAGAGACCGACGGCACCACGAAGCGCGTGCGGATCTTCACGCCCGGCGGCGAGGTGCCCTTCGCGGGCCATCCCACCGTCGGCACGGCGATCGCGCTGGTGTTCTCGGGCGACGCGCCGCTCCCGGCTGACGGTCGCGGGACGCTCCAGGTGGTGCTGGGCGAGAACGTGGGGCCGGTGCCGGTCACCGTGCGCGTCCCCGACGGCGTCCCGGACTGGGCACAGCTCTCAGTGGCGATGATGCCGCGGGAGCAGCCGCCGCTCGACCGCGCCCGCGTCGCGTCGGTGCTGCAGCTCGACGTCGACGACCTCCTGCCGGGCGACACGCACCAGCCGCGCGTGACGTCGTGCGGGCTGCCGTTCCTGATGGTGCCGCTGGTCTCGCGCGACGCGGTGTCACGCGCGCGCATCCACGCCGAGCGCTTCGCCGCACACTTCCACGGCACCGACGCGAAGATGATCATGGTCTTCGCCGCGATCGACGACGTGCCTGGCACCGACCTCCACTGTCGCGTCTTCTGCCCCGACGACGGCGTCCCCGAGGACCCCGCCACCGGCAGCGCCACCGCCGCCCTCGGCGGCTTCCTCGCCGCCCGCACCCCGCGCACCGGCACCCTCCGCTGGACCACGCAACAGGGCGTCGAGATGGGCCGCCCGTCGCAGCTCGAGATCGAGGTCGACAAGTCCCCCGACGGCACCATCACCGCCGTCCGCGTCGCCGGCCGCGCCGTCCTCGTCTCCGAAGGCCGTCTGCGCGTCCGCTGA
- the pruA gene encoding L-glutamate gamma-semialdehyde dehydrogenase — protein sequence MTPPLVAPVGASQFAGSRRIPAPINEPVRNYAPYSPERAELQATLASTAAEVAEIPVVVGGRRIHTGNTGTQVMPHAHRHVLAHFHKARPEDVASAIEAAAAARREWAAWSWEDRAGVFLKAAELLTTTHRARVNAATMLGQSKTAHQAEIDAACELIDFWRFNAAFAQEIYAEQPVSTGSTWNQSDYRPLEGFVYAVSPFNFTAIGGNLSGAPALMGNTVLWKPASTAVLSSYRVFQVLEEAGLPPGVINFLPGNPAEISAGVLTHRDLAGVHFTGSTGVFNGMWETIGKNMGGYRSYPRIVGETGGKDFIVAHPSADPLALAVAIVRGAFEYQGQKCSAASRVYVPKSLWPTVRDHVAQMAGEITVGDVRDFSNFMGAVIDRRAFDKHVQYLDLARKECEVVSGGTADGELGWFVQPTLVRTDDPTHRMLNEEIFGPIITAYVYDDDRWLETLHLVDNTSPYALTGAVWAREKQAVLDAMSILRNAAGNFYINDKPTGAVVGQQPFGGARASGTNDKAGSKMNLMRWVSARSIKETFVPPTEWRYPFLAE from the coding sequence ATGACGCCCCCTCTCGTTGCGCCCGTCGGCGCCTCGCAGTTCGCCGGTTCGCGCCGGATCCCCGCTCCGATCAACGAGCCGGTCCGGAACTACGCACCGTACTCGCCGGAACGTGCCGAGCTGCAGGCGACACTCGCCAGCACAGCCGCCGAAGTGGCCGAGATCCCGGTGGTGGTCGGCGGCAGGCGGATCCACACCGGCAACACCGGCACGCAGGTGATGCCGCACGCCCACCGCCACGTGCTGGCGCACTTCCACAAGGCCCGGCCGGAGGACGTCGCCTCAGCCATCGAAGCCGCGGCCGCCGCGCGCCGGGAATGGGCGGCATGGAGCTGGGAGGACCGCGCCGGCGTCTTCCTCAAGGCCGCCGAGCTGCTCACCACCACGCACCGTGCGCGCGTCAACGCCGCGACCATGCTCGGCCAGTCGAAGACGGCGCACCAGGCCGAGATCGATGCCGCCTGCGAGCTGATCGACTTCTGGCGCTTCAATGCGGCGTTCGCGCAGGAGATATACGCCGAGCAACCCGTCAGCACCGGATCGACCTGGAACCAGTCCGACTACCGGCCACTGGAAGGGTTCGTCTACGCCGTGTCGCCGTTCAACTTCACGGCCATCGGCGGCAACCTCTCCGGCGCACCGGCGCTGATGGGCAACACGGTGCTCTGGAAGCCGGCCTCCACCGCCGTGCTGTCATCGTATCGCGTCTTCCAGGTGCTGGAGGAAGCGGGCCTGCCGCCGGGCGTGATCAACTTCCTCCCCGGCAATCCCGCCGAGATCTCGGCCGGCGTGCTGACGCACCGCGACCTGGCCGGCGTGCACTTCACCGGCAGCACCGGCGTCTTCAACGGCATGTGGGAGACGATCGGGAAGAACATGGGCGGCTACCGCAGCTACCCGCGCATCGTCGGTGAGACGGGCGGCAAGGACTTCATCGTCGCGCACCCGTCGGCTGATCCGCTCGCGCTGGCCGTCGCCATCGTGCGCGGTGCCTTCGAGTACCAGGGCCAGAAGTGCTCGGCCGCCAGCCGCGTCTACGTGCCGAAGTCGCTCTGGCCCACCGTGCGTGACCACGTCGCCCAGATGGCCGGCGAGATCACGGTCGGCGACGTGCGTGACTTCTCGAACTTCATGGGCGCCGTGATCGACCGGCGCGCCTTCGACAAGCACGTGCAGTACCTCGACCTCGCGCGCAAGGAGTGCGAGGTGGTCTCCGGCGGCACCGCCGACGGGGAGCTCGGCTGGTTCGTCCAGCCGACCCTCGTGCGCACCGACGATCCCACGCATCGCATGCTGAACGAGGAGATCTTCGGCCCGATCATCACCGCCTACGTGTACGACGACGACCGGTGGCTCGAGACGCTGCACCTGGTGGACAACACCAGCCCGTATGCGCTGACCGGCGCAGTCTGGGCGCGCGAGAAGCAGGCGGTGCTCGACGCGATGTCGATCCTGCGCAATGCCGCCGGCAACTTCTACATCAATGACAAGCCCACCGGCGCCGTGGTCGGCCAGCAGCCGTTCGGTGGCGCCCGCGCGTCGGGCACCAACGACAAGGCCGGCTCGAAGATGAACCTGATGCGCTGGGTCAGCGCGCGCTCGATCAAGGAGACCTTCGTTCCGCCGACCGAGTGGCGCTACCCCTTCCTCGCGGAATGA
- a CDS encoding TonB-dependent receptor, with protein MPAAARPVPPSTIGRLIAGAARACLVASAAPLLVLQAQDAGRTGLIDGRVRAAQTQQPVASATITVGGTTLSVATGEDGRFRLRAPAGVVRLEVRAIGFAPIVRSDVVVSAGKPTTLVIELQPRVVQLATVEVAPSYFEPARATPVSTQRFSAEEVRRTPGVQEDVVRAVSVLPGVGVTTAGRNDLVVRGGAPFENLFVVDNVEVPNVNHFGTQGSTGGPVSLIPIEFVQDAALSAGGFGVRYGDRTSSVTTITLREGNRARRATTLNLSATGLGAIAEGPLPHDGSLLVSARRSYLDFVFNAAGFPFIPSYTDVTLKLVQRPSARDEVSLLVIGARDRIRFSNATADDRYDNSTVLGSSQDQYVAGLTWKRLLPRGVLLTTLGRTYSRFDAAQRDSSDPPQLIFGARSTEGESSLRSDLTLQLNARTELTAGAIVKYASALDYDITLPGALRRDAAGVARPLRVDTSFTAWRQAAYAQASVEVNDRLRLTLGARADHYGFLAATRVAPRAALAWSVGGSSTLTLVGGRYYQAPQPTWLVGDPANVDRLQPLRADQVVAGWQRLLRPDVKVQVEGYVKSYADYPGRVFRPRAVLQPSGYDDVTNDIPYGLEPLVAGATGQVRGVEVLLQKRLSEVPVYGLVSASYNRTRFTGLDGIESIGAFDSPMVFNALLGWRPNPRWEYSGRIRSAAGLPTTPFTAGGTLDFTRYNAGERLPVFFALDLRIDRRFSFRRSQLVTYIDVQNATARKNVSQVAWDARLRAPKANESIGVLPSIGINWEF; from the coding sequence ATGCCTGCTGCAGCCCGGCCCGTCCCTCCCTCGACCATCGGCCGTCTGATCGCGGGAGCCGCGCGCGCGTGCCTGGTGGCGTCCGCCGCGCCGCTGCTGGTGCTCCAGGCCCAGGACGCGGGCCGGACCGGGTTGATCGACGGACGGGTCCGAGCCGCACAGACGCAGCAGCCGGTGGCGAGTGCCACGATCACCGTCGGTGGCACGACGCTGAGCGTGGCCACGGGCGAGGACGGCCGGTTCCGGCTGCGGGCGCCGGCCGGCGTGGTCCGGTTGGAGGTCCGTGCGATCGGCTTCGCGCCGATCGTGCGCAGCGACGTGGTGGTGAGCGCCGGCAAGCCCACGACGCTCGTGATCGAGCTGCAGCCGCGGGTCGTGCAGCTGGCCACGGTCGAGGTGGCGCCGTCGTACTTCGAGCCGGCGCGCGCGACGCCGGTGAGCACGCAGCGGTTCAGCGCCGAGGAGGTCCGCCGCACCCCGGGGGTGCAGGAGGACGTGGTGCGCGCGGTGTCGGTGCTGCCCGGGGTGGGGGTGACCACCGCCGGACGCAACGACCTGGTGGTGCGCGGCGGCGCGCCGTTCGAGAACCTGTTCGTGGTGGACAACGTGGAGGTGCCGAACGTGAACCACTTCGGCACCCAGGGGTCCACCGGCGGCCCGGTGTCGCTGATCCCGATCGAGTTCGTGCAGGATGCGGCGCTGAGCGCCGGCGGGTTCGGCGTGCGGTACGGCGACCGCACCTCCAGCGTCACCACCATCACGCTGCGCGAGGGGAACCGCGCGCGGCGTGCGACGACCCTCAACCTCTCCGCCACCGGGCTTGGCGCCATCGCCGAGGGGCCGCTGCCGCACGACGGGTCACTGCTGGTGAGTGCGCGGCGCAGCTACCTGGACTTCGTGTTCAACGCCGCCGGCTTCCCGTTCATCCCGTCGTACACCGACGTCACGCTGAAGCTGGTGCAGCGCCCCTCGGCACGTGACGAGGTGAGCCTGCTGGTGATCGGCGCGCGCGACCGCATCCGCTTCAGCAACGCCACGGCCGACGATCGCTACGACAACTCGACCGTGCTGGGCTCGTCGCAGGACCAGTACGTGGCCGGGCTGACGTGGAAGCGCCTGCTGCCGCGTGGCGTGCTGCTCACGACGCTGGGTCGCACGTACAGCCGGTTCGATGCCGCGCAGCGCGACTCGTCGGACCCGCCGCAGCTCATCTTCGGCGCCCGGTCCACGGAGGGGGAGAGCTCGCTCCGCAGCGACCTGACGCTGCAGCTCAACGCACGCACCGAGCTCACGGCGGGTGCGATCGTGAAGTACGCGAGTGCGCTGGACTACGACATCACGCTGCCCGGCGCACTGCGCCGGGATGCCGCCGGCGTGGCCCGCCCGCTGCGTGTGGACACGTCGTTCACCGCCTGGCGACAGGCCGCGTACGCCCAGGCCAGCGTCGAGGTCAACGACCGGCTCCGACTCACCCTTGGCGCGCGTGCGGACCACTACGGCTTCCTCGCGGCGACCCGCGTCGCGCCGCGGGCGGCGCTCGCGTGGAGCGTGGGCGGCAGCAGCACGCTGACGCTCGTTGGTGGCCGGTACTACCAGGCACCGCAGCCCACGTGGCTGGTGGGTGATCCCGCGAACGTCGACCGCCTGCAGCCGCTGCGCGCCGACCAGGTCGTGGCCGGCTGGCAGCGGCTGCTGCGTCCGGACGTGAAGGTGCAGGTGGAGGGCTACGTGAAGTCGTATGCCGACTACCCCGGGCGGGTGTTCCGGCCGCGCGCCGTGCTGCAGCCGAGTGGCTACGACGATGTCACGAACGACATCCCGTACGGGCTGGAGCCGCTGGTGGCCGGTGCCACGGGGCAGGTGCGCGGCGTGGAGGTGTTGCTGCAGAAGCGCCTGAGCGAGGTGCCGGTGTACGGGCTCGTGAGTGCCAGCTACAACCGCACGCGGTTCACCGGGCTCGATGGCATCGAGTCAATCGGTGCCTTCGATTCACCGATGGTGTTCAATGCGCTGCTGGGCTGGCGTCCGAACCCGCGGTGGGAGTACAGCGGCCGGATCCGCAGTGCGGCCGGCCTGCCCACGACGCCGTTCACCGCCGGCGGCACGCTGGACTTCACCCGCTACAATGCCGGCGAGCGGCTGCCGGTGTTCTTCGCGCTGGACCTGCGCATCGACCGGCGGTTCTCGTTCCGGCGCTCGCAGCTCGTGACGTACATCGACGTCCAGAACGCGACCGCGCGGAAGAACGTGTCGCAGGTGGCGTGGGACGCGCGATTGCGTGCCCCGAAGGCCAACGAGAGCATCGGCGTGCTGCCCAGCATCGGGATCAACTGGGAGTTCTGA
- a CDS encoding TIGR00266 family protein, with protein sequence MRKADEIDYRLIGDDLQAVIVTLDPGEAVTAEAGAMMYMEDGIRPITTLDPNNEGGGLLGKLMGGAKRVLSGDSFMMTVFINEGHQRRDVAFASPFPGKIQAVNVLDWGGTIIAQRDAFLCGARGLDVSVALQRKIGAGFFGGEGFVLQRISGDGLAFLHASGTLVQRDLQAGEVLRVDTGCFVAMQPSVNYDIEMVKGIKTALFGGEGLFYVRLRGPGRVVLQTLPFSRLADRIIAAAPAGRTGGGASGTIGSLGRILGDE encoded by the coding sequence ATGCGCAAGGCTGACGAGATCGACTACCGCCTGATCGGCGATGACCTGCAGGCCGTGATCGTGACGCTCGACCCGGGCGAGGCGGTGACGGCCGAGGCGGGGGCGATGATGTACATGGAGGACGGCATCCGTCCGATCACGACCCTCGACCCGAACAACGAGGGCGGTGGCCTGCTGGGGAAGCTGATGGGTGGCGCCAAGCGCGTGCTGTCGGGCGACTCGTTCATGATGACGGTGTTCATCAACGAGGGACACCAGCGTCGCGACGTGGCGTTCGCAAGCCCGTTCCCGGGGAAGATCCAGGCCGTGAACGTGCTGGACTGGGGCGGCACGATCATCGCGCAGCGCGATGCCTTCCTGTGCGGCGCGCGTGGCCTGGACGTGAGCGTGGCGCTGCAGCGGAAGATCGGCGCCGGCTTCTTCGGCGGTGAGGGCTTCGTGCTGCAGCGCATCAGCGGCGACGGGCTGGCCTTCCTGCACGCCAGCGGCACGCTGGTGCAGCGTGACCTGCAGGCCGGCGAGGTGCTGCGGGTGGACACGGGCTGCTTCGTGGCGATGCAGCCGTCGGTGAACTACGACATCGAGATGGTGAAGGGCATCAAGACGGCGCTCTTCGGTGGCGAGGGGTTGTTCTACGTGCGGCTGCGCGGTCCCGGGCGGGTGGTGCTGCAGACGCTGCCGTTCTCACGCCTCGCCGATCGCATCATCGCGGCGGCGCCGGCCGGTCGCACCGGCGGCGGTGCCAGCGGCACCATCGGATCACTCGGCCGCATCCTCGGCGACGAGTAG
- the rpmG gene encoding 50S ribosomal protein L33 gives MAAKGKRIKIKLRSTESPYTYHKTKNARLHPERIEMKKYDPIAKKHVLFKETK, from the coding sequence ATGGCTGCAAAGGGCAAGCGCATCAAGATCAAGCTGCGCAGCACGGAATCGCCGTACACGTACCACAAGACCAAGAACGCCCGGCTGCATCCGGAGCGGATCGAGATGAAGAAGTACGATCCGATCGCGAAGAAGCACGTCCTGTTCAAGGAAACCAAGTAA
- a CDS encoding AAA family ATPase codes for MRFRMPEWAARQPRFPFTVPTIASLDRLDFDTPVTCFVGENGSGKSTLLEAIAIAAALPSAGAAGRAMDDPTLHEQQFLAKALTLTWHTRSMRGFFLRAEDFFGFQHLLKRERAEFLETLERMEQDYADSSAKAKQLAMGPVKASLQDMERRYGADPDAKSHGEAFLSFFQNRLVPRGLYLMDEPEAALSPQRQLALLAMMFDLVEDGAQFIIATHSPLLLSFPGARIYSFDEAPVAEVRWDETDHVRLTRDFLADPERYLRNLR; via the coding sequence ATGCGATTCCGGATGCCGGAGTGGGCGGCGCGCCAGCCGCGGTTCCCGTTCACGGTGCCCACGATCGCCTCGCTCGACAGGCTGGACTTCGACACGCCGGTGACCTGCTTCGTGGGCGAGAACGGGTCGGGCAAGTCCACGCTGCTGGAGGCGATCGCGATCGCCGCGGCGCTGCCGTCGGCCGGCGCAGCAGGACGCGCGATGGACGACCCGACGCTGCACGAGCAGCAGTTCCTGGCGAAGGCGCTGACGCTGACCTGGCACACACGCAGCATGCGCGGCTTCTTCCTGCGGGCCGAGGACTTCTTCGGGTTCCAGCACCTGCTCAAGCGCGAACGGGCGGAGTTCCTTGAGACGCTGGAGCGGATGGAGCAGGACTACGCCGACAGCAGCGCGAAGGCGAAGCAGCTGGCGATGGGCCCGGTGAAGGCGAGCCTGCAGGACATGGAGCGGCGCTACGGCGCTGATCCCGATGCGAAGTCGCATGGCGAGGCGTTCCTGAGCTTCTTCCAGAACCGCCTCGTGCCGCGCGGGCTGTACCTGATGGACGAGCCCGAGGCCGCACTCTCGCCACAGCGGCAGCTGGCACTGCTGGCGATGATGTTCGACCTGGTCGAGGATGGCGCGCAGTTCATCATCGCGACCCACTCGCCGCTGCTGCTCTCGTTCCCCGGCGCGCGGATCTATTCGTTCGACGAGGCGCCCGTCGCGGAAGTGCGGTGGGACGAGACCGATCACGTGCGGCTGACGCGGGACTTCCTTGCTGATCCTGAGCGATATCTGCGCAACCTGCGATAG
- a CDS encoding amino acid decarboxylase: MDRILALFRKLQHDGTLPPVLAQVTPGEIASHLAAIAPAAPESLDAILDDVERVIVPGITHWNHPAFFAYFANSSSVPSLLGEVLTSGLNANAMLWATSPAATELEQRVLRWLWTAMGLADEERWFGIITDTASMSTLLGIAAAREATGLDIRTRGMAGRADLPILRVYCSQHTHSSAAKACITLGIGSDNVVPIPVDAAFRMRPDLLAAAITSDRAAGMRPMAVVATVGTTSTSSIDPVSAIADLCAREQVWLHVDAAYAGVMGIAPEFRWALDGVDRADSVVTNPHKWLFTTMDCSAFFTRHPAVLRQAFSLVAEYLVTARDSQVVNYMDYGVQLGRRFRALKLWMVMRAFGTDGLAARLRDHCALAREFAALVTADPAWTLCAPVPFSLVCFRCAPAGLPDAEADALNARLLAEVNAAGRVYLSHTRLHDRYVLRLAIGNIRTARTHVHLAWSELQRALRPRPLLVAEDAAE, translated from the coding sequence ATGGACCGCATCCTTGCGCTCTTCCGGAAGCTCCAGCACGACGGCACCCTCCCCCCGGTCCTGGCCCAGGTCACCCCCGGGGAGATCGCCAGCCACCTCGCCGCCATCGCCCCGGCCGCCCCGGAGTCGCTCGACGCCATCCTCGATGACGTCGAGCGTGTGATCGTCCCGGGCATCACGCACTGGAACCACCCGGCCTTCTTCGCCTACTTCGCGAACTCGTCGAGCGTCCCCTCCCTGCTCGGTGAGGTGCTCACGTCGGGGCTGAACGCCAACGCCATGCTCTGGGCCACCAGCCCGGCGGCAACCGAGCTCGAGCAACGCGTGCTCCGATGGCTCTGGACCGCCATGGGCCTCGCCGACGAGGAGCGCTGGTTCGGCATCATCACCGACACGGCGTCCATGTCCACGCTGCTGGGCATCGCCGCCGCGCGCGAGGCCACCGGCCTCGACATCCGCACCCGCGGCATGGCCGGCCGCGCCGACCTGCCCATCCTCCGCGTCTACTGCAGCCAACACACCCACTCCTCGGCCGCCAAGGCCTGCATCACCCTTGGCATCGGTTCCGACAACGTCGTGCCGATTCCGGTGGATGCGGCGTTCCGGATGCGCCCCGACCTCCTCGCGGCGGCCATCACGAGCGACCGGGCGGCCGGCATGCGACCGATGGCCGTGGTCGCGACCGTCGGCACCACCAGCACCTCCAGCATCGACCCCGTCTCCGCCATCGCCGACCTCTGCGCCCGGGAACAGGTCTGGCTTCATGTCGACGCCGCCTACGCCGGCGTGATGGGCATCGCCCCGGAGTTCCGCTGGGCGCTCGACGGCGTGGATCGCGCCGACAGCGTCGTCACCAATCCGCACAAGTGGCTCTTCACCACCATGGATTGCAGCGCGTTCTTCACGCGCCACCCCGCGGTCCTCCGGCAGGCGTTCTCGCTGGTGGCGGAGTACCTGGTCACCGCCCGCGATTCGCAGGTCGTGAACTACATGGACTACGGCGTGCAGCTCGGGCGGCGGTTCCGCGCCCTCAAGCTCTGGATGGTCATGCGCGCCTTCGGCACCGACGGCCTGGCCGCGCGCCTGCGGGACCACTGCGCGCTGGCGCGCGAATTCGCGGCGCTCGTCACCGCCGACCCCGCCTGGACGCTCTGTGCGCCCGTGCCATTCTCACTCGTCTGCTTCCGCTGCGCGCCGGCCGGCTTGCCCGATGCCGAGGCCGACGCGCTGAACGCTCGGTTGCTCGCGGAGGTGAACGCCGCCGGCCGCGTGTATCTCTCGCACACCCGGCTCCACGACCGGTATGTCCTCCGCCTCGCCATCGGCAACATCCGCACCGCCCGCACGCACGTGCACCTCGCCTGGTCCGAGCTCCAGCGCGCGCTGCGGCCGCGCCCCCTACTCGTCGCCGAGGATGCGGCCGAGTGA
- the lepB gene encoding signal peptidase I: MPPTPHSPPHPIPVAADQTPTPAPPATSTVVSAARGKGIAPAGKSGIVEGLKGWIVPILLFFLIRIFLFQAYRIPSPSMQPEMMVGDWLFVNNLVYGPNIPFTDVTLPGYAEPERRDIVVFKSPYQADEASIGNDPQPTLVKRLWGTGGDTLHMRDGVVHVNGTPYPQRADESTVKIAADETHPLFAWQHTIEVKGTRFGEPPAVPTHDNWGPLVVPAGHLFMLGDNRYESKDSRYWGIVPRGNVRGRPVFVYYSYNAADSDRALPFLTDIRWSRIGHVFR, encoded by the coding sequence GTGCCGCCCACTCCGCACTCCCCGCCGCACCCGATTCCCGTGGCCGCCGACCAGACACCGACCCCTGCCCCGCCTGCGACCTCCACCGTGGTGTCCGCCGCCCGCGGCAAGGGCATCGCGCCTGCCGGCAAGTCCGGGATCGTCGAGGGGCTGAAGGGGTGGATCGTCCCGATCCTCCTCTTCTTCCTCATCCGCATCTTCCTGTTCCAGGCGTACCGCATCCCGTCGCCGAGCATGCAGCCGGAGATGATGGTCGGTGACTGGCTGTTCGTGAACAACCTGGTGTACGGGCCGAACATCCCGTTCACCGACGTGACGCTGCCCGGCTACGCCGAGCCGGAGCGGCGTGACATCGTGGTGTTCAAGTCGCCGTACCAGGCCGACGAGGCGAGCATCGGCAACGATCCCCAGCCCACGCTCGTGAAGCGCCTCTGGGGCACGGGTGGTGACACGCTGCACATGCGCGATGGCGTGGTGCACGTGAACGGCACGCCCTATCCGCAGCGCGCGGACGAGAGCACGGTGAAGATCGCGGCCGACGAGACGCATCCGCTCTTCGCATGGCAGCACACGATCGAGGTGAAGGGGACGCGCTTCGGCGAGCCACCTGCGGTGCCGACGCACGACAACTGGGGTCCGCTGGTGGTGCCGGCCGGCCACCTCTTCATGCTCGGGGACAACCGGTACGAGTCGAAGGACAGCCGCTACTGGGGCATCGTGCCGCGCGGCAACGTGCGTGGCCGGCCGGTGTTCGTGTACTACAGCTACAACGCGGCCGACTCGGATCGCGCACTGCCGTTCCTCACCGACATCCGCTGGTCGCGCATCGGCCACGTGTTCCGCTGA
- a CDS encoding universal stress protein codes for MSVTGPSAPPTAAGHEGSPAPFARALVASDASAASDGALRLAAALQRRDGTAISVISVVQPTTYPAPVNDLAVPPSLQPTAEEEAIAARRAAVEDQCARNTVPAPTDIFVECSVPLSGILFHATARKADLIVLGLGRHNVVDRFFGTETALHAVRESDVATLAVPGTMTSLPRHAVVGTDFDASSLAAARAAARLVGPHGHLTLVHVTPSADPLPAMLADWPPAIASRMDEAFGRMIAALHLPATMDVDTLPLSGNVGKELVACAERLHAGLIAVGRHSRTLMERVVLGSATTRVVRTAACAVIVVPRDA; via the coding sequence ATGTCCGTCACTGGGCCCAGCGCCCCGCCGACAGCGGCGGGCCACGAAGGTTCCCCGGCACCGTTCGCGCGCGCCCTCGTCGCGAGCGATGCCTCCGCCGCATCCGACGGGGCCCTGCGGCTCGCGGCCGCGTTGCAGCGGCGCGATGGCACGGCCATTTCGGTGATCAGCGTGGTGCAGCCCACCACGTATCCAGCCCCGGTGAACGACCTGGCGGTGCCGCCGTCGCTGCAGCCGACGGCCGAGGAGGAGGCGATCGCCGCGCGGCGTGCGGCGGTGGAGGACCAGTGCGCGCGGAACACCGTGCCGGCGCCGACCGACATTTTCGTGGAGTGCAGCGTGCCGCTGAGCGGCATCCTCTTCCATGCGACGGCGCGGAAGGCAGACCTGATCGTGCTGGGCCTGGGCCGCCACAACGTGGTCGACCGCTTCTTCGGCACGGAGACAGCGTTGCATGCCGTGCGCGAGAGCGACGTGGCGACGCTGGCCGTGCCGGGCACGATGACGTCGCTGCCGCGCCATGCGGTGGTGGGCACCGATTTCGATGCCAGCAGCCTGGCCGCGGCGCGTGCGGCGGCGCGCCTGGTGGGGCCGCACGGCCACCTCACGCTGGTGCATGTGACACCATCCGCCGACCCGCTGCCCGCGATGCTGGCGGACTGGCCGCCGGCCATCGCCTCGCGCATGGATGAGGCCTTCGGCCGGATGATCGCGGCGCTGCACCTGCCGGCGACGATGGACGTGGACACGCTGCCGCTCTCGGGGAACGTCGGGAAGGAACTCGTCGCCTGCGCCGAGCGTCTTCATGCTGGGCTGATCGCCGTCGGGCGGCACTCGCGCACGCTGATGGAGCGCGTGGTGCTGGGCAGCGCAACGACGCGGGTGGTCCGCACGGCGGCGTGCGCCGTGATCGTCGTGCCCCGCGACGCCTGA
- a CDS encoding deoxyribonuclease IV, with product MPRLIGAHTIDAGGIAMAARRAGNAGMTALQVFTAVPKFYNEKNGVKPERVKAFHAALAEAGIARDAVIVHAGYVLNCATPEAEKWERAAAALAKELERSTALEVRGVCFHPGAATDKDRDAGVARVAAAMTRALETVDGATKLLVENSAGAGNTIGRTVEEVAGILAALPASVRARAGYGLDTCHLFASGYDISASPSACTAILDRFEAACGEPPTFLHLNDSQGELASNKDRHMLLGEGQIGLDAFRWLLADPRTRGIPLLLETPQEIELMAEDDAAADPYDLRMVALLRSFDTDA from the coding sequence ATGCCCAGACTGATCGGAGCCCACACGATCGATGCCGGCGGGATCGCCATGGCCGCACGCCGTGCCGGCAACGCCGGGATGACCGCGCTGCAGGTCTTCACGGCGGTGCCGAAGTTCTACAACGAGAAGAACGGCGTGAAACCCGAGCGGGTGAAGGCGTTTCATGCCGCGCTGGCCGAGGCGGGGATCGCGCGCGATGCGGTGATCGTGCACGCCGGCTACGTGTTGAACTGCGCCACGCCGGAGGCGGAGAAGTGGGAGCGGGCGGCCGCCGCGCTGGCGAAGGAGCTGGAGCGCAGCACGGCGCTGGAGGTGCGTGGGGTGTGCTTTCATCCCGGTGCGGCAACCGACAAGGACCGGGATGCCGGCGTGGCGCGGGTGGCGGCGGCGATGACGCGCGCGCTCGAGACGGTGGACGGTGCGACGAAGCTGCTGGTGGAGAACAGTGCCGGTGCCGGCAACACGATCGGGCGCACGGTGGAGGAAGTGGCGGGGATCCTGGCGGCGTTGCCGGCGTCCGTGCGTGCACGCGCCGGCTACGGCCTCGACACCTGCCATTTATTCGCGTCAGGCTACGATATCAGTGCGTCGCCGTCGGCCTGCACGGCGATCCTGGACCGGTTCGAGGCGGCGTGCGGCGAGCCGCCGACGTTCCTGCACCTGAACGACAGCCAGGGCGAGCTGGCGTCGAACAAGGACCGCCACATGCTGCTGGGCGAGGGGCAGATCGGACTCGATGCGTTCCGGTGGCTGCTGGCGGACCCGCGCACGCGTGGCATCCCGCTGCTGCTGGAGACGCCGCAGGAGATCGAGCTGATGGCTGAGGACGATGCGGCGGCCGACCCGTACGATCTGCGGATGGTGGCGCTCCTGCGCTCCTTCGACACCGACGCGTGA